In Sphaeramia orbicularis chromosome 5, fSphaOr1.1, whole genome shotgun sequence, a genomic segment contains:
- the cisha gene encoding cytokine-inducible SH2-containing protein — translation MILCVPGPTTLLHAAPSIEAPRGMRAETGPPAPCLQSTLPLWDPTKDLRAIASNFCYLENSGWYWGAVTAAQAHAALQEASEGAFLVRDSSHPLYMLTLSVRTARGPTSIRIQYSGAQFLLDSSSPARPSLSSFPNVPSLVQHYMGPQRKAEERKVEEEAPTKPSLQTIQEMSVVLKLKRAVYKPQGLPSLQHLTRLVINRHCDCPEQLPLPRPLLRYIQDYPFKV, via the exons ATGATTCTGTGTGTACCAGG TCCTACAACTCTTCTGCACGCTGCTCCATCCATTGAAGCCCCACGGGGCATGCGGGCAGAAACTGGACCCCCGGCCCCTTGCCTTCAAAGTACCCTTCCGCTATGGGACCCCACCAAAGACCTGCGGGCCATCGCCAGCAACTTCTGCTATTTAGAAAATTCAG GCTGGTACTGGGGAGCTGTAACTGCAGCTCAGGCCCACGCTGCACTTCAAGAGGCATCTGAAGGAGCGTTCTTGGTACGAGACAGCAGCCACCCTCTGTACATGCTGACCCTGTCGGTCAGAACTGCACGCGGTCCAACAAGTATACGGATCCAGTACAGCGGTGCCCAGTTTTTGCTTGACTCTAGCTCCCCTGCTCGGCCCAGCCTGTCGTCATTCCCCAATGTGCCCAGTCTGGTGCAGCACTACATGGGACCACAGCGGAAAGCAGAGGAGAGAAAGGTGGAAGAAGAGGCTCCAACTAAACCATCCCTGCAGACAATTCAGGAGATGTCTGTCGTATTAAAACTGAAGCGGGCCGTGTACAAGCCCCAGGGCCTCCCATCTTTACAGCACCTCACACGTCTCGTCATTAACAGACACTGTGACTGTCCTGAACAGCTACCACTCCCTAGGCCTCTGCTGCGCTACATACAGGACTATCCCTTCAAGGTATGA